The Terriglobales bacterium sequence TGGCGCCGCGCGCCCGGGCGAACTCCAGCTCCTCCAGGATCACGATGCCGGCGCCTTCGCCCACCACGAAGCCGTCGCGATCCGCGTCCCAGGGACGGCTGGCGCGCTCCGGCTCGTCGTTGCGGGTGGAAAGCGCGCGCATGGCGGCGAAGCCGCCGATGCCCATGGGGGTGATGGCGGCTTCGGAGCCGCCGGCGATCATCACGTCCGCGTCCGAGCGGACGATGATCTTGAAGGCATCGCCGATGGAATGGGCGCTGGTGGTGCAGGCCGTGCATGTGGCTTCGTTCGGGCCCTTGGCGCCCCAGCGGATGCTCACCTGTCCCGCCGCCAGATTCACGATGGAAGCGGGGATGAAAAACGGGGAGATTTTGCGCGGGCCGCCGGTGAGCAGGTTGGTGTGCTCGCGCTCGATGACGTCGAATCCGCCAACGCCGGAGCCGATGTGCACGCCCACCCGGGTGGCGTTCTCCGGGGTGACCTCGAGGCCGGAAGAACGCATGGCTTCATCGGTGGCGGCGAGGGCCAGGTGGATGAAGCGCCCCATCTTCTTGAGTTCTTTTTTTTCGATGAAGTTCAGCGGGTCGAAGTTCTTGATCTCAGCCGCGATCTGGCAGGCAAACTGGGCGGCGTCAAAGTGGGTGATGCGGGCGACGCCGCTCTTGCCCGCCAGCAGGTTCTTCCACACCTCTTCGCTGGTGTTGCCGACGGCACAGATGAGTCCGACCCCGGTGACAACGACGCGCCGTCCCATTCAGTGAGATCCTTCCCCCTCGACTTTGCTCGGGGTTCCGGCCCTTCGGGCCTGCGGCAACGGCCGCTGGGGATGACCGCGGCGAGGCTCGGACGCCCCGGCAGGCGCGATCACTTGCCGGCTTTGGCGTTCTTGCCGATGTATTCGATGGCGTCCTTCACCGTGCGGATCTTTTCCGCGTCTTCGTCCGGGATCTCGACGTCGAAGGCCTCCTCGAACGCCATCACCAGTTCGACCGTATCCAGGGAGTCGGCGCCCAGGTCGTCCACGAACGAGGCGCTGGGAGTCACTTCGCCCTCATCTACGCCCAACTGCTCCACGATGATCTGCTTTACTTTGTCTTCGACGGCTGCCATCGAGCGCTCCTCTAGTGTGACGGTAAGTCCAGTAGTCTAAATGCGCCGGCAAGGGCTGTAAAGGCGCATCGTTTCGCGGCAGCCCCGATCACTTCGTATATTCATCCCGCAGCCGGGTCTGGCGCGATTCCATCGGTACCTCGCGCCCGGCGATGAACACATGCTTTACGTCGGTCTTGAACTCCAGCGGATCGCCGTCCGCCACCACCACGTTGGCGGTCTTGCCCGCATCGAGCGAGCCTAGCCGGTCGGCCACGCCCCACACCTCGGCCGGGTTGAGCGTGAGCGCCTTCATGGCTTCCTCGTGCGACAGGCCGAAGGCCACCGCGTAGCCCGCCTGGTAGGGCAGGTTGCGGACGTTGTGCTCGTCATACGAGGCGAAGACGATCTTCACGCCGCGCGCGGCCAGCTCCGCCGGCAGCTTGTAGACGCTGTCGTAACGCTCGTTGTCCTTGGGAGTCTCGTAGATGGGGCCGACGATGACCGGCAGCTTGGTGGCCGCGATCTCGTCCAGCAGGATCTGCGAGTGGCTGACGTGGTTGAGGATGACCTTGAGGTGGAATTCGCGCGCCAGGCTGAGCGCGACTTTCAGGTCGCTGGGTTCCTCGGCCGCCAGCACCACCGGCCGCTTGCCCTCGAGATAAGGAAGCAGCGCCTCCAGCTTGAGGTCGCGCTTGGGCGGCGAGGGCTTGTCGCCCTTTTTGTCCTTGTCCCAATCGGCCGCCTTCTTCCCGTTGTCGGCGAGCTTCTGGGCGTAGTCCTGAGCGTCAATGAAGACCTGGCGCAGTTGCGCCGCCATGCCCATGCGCGTGGCGGGGAACTTCTGGCTCTGGAAGCTCTCGTTGCGCCGCTGCGCACCGGTGAAGTTCAAGGGCATGGCGATATCGCGCACCAGCAGCATCTCCTCGCTGGACTTGCCGTCGAGCTGCACGAACGAGTCCTGCCCGGGCAAGGTATCGCGCGTCTGGGGAGCCACGATGGCGTTGGTGACCCCGTTCATGCGCGTCACCGGGATCAGCTCCGACTCGGCGTGGAAGGCGTCATAGACGTGCATGTGCGGCATGATGGCGTCGCTGGTCTCTTCCAGGTCGTTGGTGGTCGTATCCGCTGAGATCTCGGTGAGGCCGAGGTGGGTCTCGGAGTCGATGAGGCCGGGATAGACGGTCATCCCGGTGACGTCGATCACCCGCGCGTTCCTGGGGATGTTGACGGCGCCCGCCGCGCCCACGGCCGTGATCTTGCCGTTCTCCATCACCAGCACCCCGTTCTCAATGGTGCCGTGAGTGATGGTCAGGAGCTTGCCGCCGCGCAGCACGATGGCCTGCGCCTTTGCAGGCGCGGGCTTCGCCGGTGCCGGCTTCGACTTCTGCGCAAGCGCGGCCGCGCATAAGAGGAAGCAGCAAAGCGTTGCGATCGTCACGAGCCGGGGCACGATCACCCGATCGCCCGATCTCCCGATCTCCCGATGACCCGATTGTTCTTCACTGTCCCTCCTTGTAGTGGGTCATCCCGTAGCCGGGGAGCGAGCGGTCGAAGAAGACCTCGCCGTCGATGAGCACCTGGTCCACCAGCGCGTAGCTGGAGAGCGGGTGGTGGTTCCAGATGGTGATGTCGGCGTCCTTGCCCACGTCGAGCGAGCCCACGCGGTCGTCCACGCCGATGATCCAGGCCGGATTGAGGGTGATCATGCGCAGGGCCTCGTCCTCGGTGGCACCGCCGTAGCGCATGGTCTTGGCGGCCTCCTGGTTCAGGCGCCGCGCGAAGTCGTTGGAATCGCTCTTGATGGCCACGCGCACTCCCTTGCGCATGGACATCACCGCGTTCCAAGGAATGGCGTCGAAGGCTTCGTGCTTGAATCCCCACCAGTCGGCGAAGGTGGCGATGCCGATGCCCTCGGCGGCGACCTTATCCGCCACCTTGTACATCTCCAGCGCGTGGTGGAAGGCGCGGATCTTGTAGCCGAACTCGTGCGCGATGGCCATCTCGGTCAGGAACTCGTCGGCGCGGTAGCAGTGGATCTGCACCAGGAACTTGCCGCGCAGGATGTCAGCCAGCGCCTCCAGCTTCAGATCGCGCTTGGGGGTTTTCGCATCCTTGTCGCCCTTGACGACCTTTGCGTTGTAGTCGTCCCAGTCGCGCAGATACTCGCGCGCCTCCTCGAGCGCCTGGCGCTGCACCGCGAAGTTGCCCATGCGCGTGGAAGGCATCTGCTGGCGGCTGCCGTAGACGCGCTTGGGATTCTCGCCCGAGGCGAACTTGATGGAGCGCGGCGCGCCGGGGAAGAGCATCTGCTCGCGGTCGAGGCCGTACTTGTGCTTGATGACCACGGCCTGCCCGCCGATCATGTTGGCCGAGCCGTGCAGCAGGAGCGACGTGGTCACTCCGCCGGCCAGCGAGTGGTAGATGGCCTTGTCGGTGTACTGGAAAGCGTCTTCCATCATCATCTGCGGGACCACAGGACTGGTGGCCTCATTCACGTCGTCATCGAGCGCGGTGTGCGAGTGCGAATCGATGATGCCCGGCATCACGAACTTGCCGGTGGCGTCGATGACCCTGGCGGTCCGCGGAGCGTCCACCGTCTGGCCCACGGCCGCGATTTTCCCGTCCTTGATGTAGATGGAGCCGTTCTGGATGGTGCCGTGGGTGATGGTGAGGATGGTGCCGTTCTTGATGAGCACTTCGTTATGCGCGGCGGGCTGCGCGGCGGGCTGCTGCGCCGCCAGAGTCCCTGCGGCCAGGAACAACAGGCTCAGCAGGAAGAGAGCGCGCGGATGTCGCATGTCGAGGCCTCCTTGGCAAAAGACAAGGGGGCGATTCTAGGGGTGGGCGGGCGGTCAGTCAATCGTTCAAGGCAATGGCGGCCGGGGGAATCGCGCTATGATTCCTCGCGTGCGAGCTGTAGTTCAACGCGTGAAGCGGGCGTCGGTGCGGGCGGGGCCGCAGGTGGTGGGCGAGATCGGCCCCGGAATGCTGGTGCTGGTCGGCGTAGCCCAGGAAGACAAGGAAGCCGATGCCGAGTACCTCGCCCGCAAGATCCTGACCTTACGCATCTTCGACGACGCGGCGGGCAAGATGAATGTCGCCATCGGCGACGCGGGTGGCGCGGCGCTGGTGGTTTCCCAGTTCACGCTCTACGGCGACGCCCGCGGCCAGAACCGGCCGTCGTATATCCGCGCCGCGCGTCCCGAGCAGGCGCAGAAGCTCTATGAGTACTTCGTCGAGAAGCTGCGCGCCGCCGGCCTGCGCTGCGAAACGGGGCGGTTCCAAGAGATGATGGAGGTCGAGCTGGTCAACGACGGCCCGGTCACGATTCTGCTGGATTCGGAGAAGACCTTTTAACCACGAAGGGCACGAAGGGACACGAAGGAGTCAAGCAGGCTGTCGAGCTCTCACTCTGCCTTCGCCGCCAGAACCGCGTCAGCGATCTTCGCCGCTTCGACCGACGCCTTCACGTCGTGCACGCGGACGATTTGCGCGCCCTTGAGGATGCAGGCGGTCATGGCGGCGAGCGAGCCGTGGAGGCGCTGGTCGGGTGGGGCGTCTTTCCCGTCGCGCGCCAGGGCGCGACCGATGAAAGACTTGCGCGAGGTTCCCGCGAGCAGCGGAAAGCCCATCTGGTGAAATTCCTGGAAGCGGGCCAGCAGCGGGTAGTTTTCCTCGAAGTTCTTGCCAAAGCCGAAGCCGGGGTCGAGCACGACGCGCTCGCGGGCGACGCCGGCGTCGAGCGCCTCCTGGGTCCAGTGAGCCAGGTCGCGCATCACGCGGCCGACCATGTTCTCCTCTGGCGGGAGCGAGCGCCACTCCTCCGGACGTCCGCGCATGTGCATGAGTACGGCGCCGCACTTGAGTTCTGCGACCGTCTTGGCCATGGCCGCATCCCAGCGAAAGGCGCTGACGTCGTTGACGATCTCGGCGCCGGCCTCGACCGCGGCGCGGGCCACGGCGGACTTGTAGGTATCAATGGAGAGCAGGGCATGGGGGTGCTCGCGCCGCACCTGCTCGATCACCGGGAGGACGCGGCGCAGCTCCTCCGCCTCGGGGACGCGAGCTTCCGAGCCCGGGCGGGTGGACTCGCCGCCGATGTCCACGATGTC is a genomic window containing:
- a CDS encoding beta-ketoacyl synthase N-terminal-like domain-containing protein translates to MGRRVVVTGVGLICAVGNTSEEVWKNLLAGKSGVARITHFDAAQFACQIAAEIKNFDPLNFIEKKELKKMGRFIHLALAATDEAMRSSGLEVTPENATRVGVHIGSGVGGFDVIEREHTNLLTGGPRKISPFFIPASIVNLAAGQVSIRWGAKGPNEATCTACTTSAHSIGDAFKIIVRSDADVMIAGGSEAAITPMGIGGFAAMRALSTRNDEPERASRPWDADRDGFVVGEGAGIVILEELEFARARGA
- the acpP gene encoding acyl carrier protein — encoded protein: MAAVEDKVKQIIVEQLGVDEGEVTPSASFVDDLGADSLDTVELVMAFEEAFDVEIPDEDAEKIRTVKDAIEYIGKNAKAGK
- a CDS encoding amidohydrolase family protein, with protein sequence MTIATLCCFLLCAAALAQKSKPAPAKPAPAKAQAIVLRGGKLLTITHGTIENGVLVMENGKITAVGAAGAVNIPRNARVIDVTGMTVYPGLIDSETHLGLTEISADTTTNDLEETSDAIMPHMHVYDAFHAESELIPVTRMNGVTNAIVAPQTRDTLPGQDSFVQLDGKSSEEMLLVRDIAMPLNFTGAQRRNESFQSQKFPATRMGMAAQLRQVFIDAQDYAQKLADNGKKAADWDKDKKGDKPSPPKRDLKLEALLPYLEGKRPVVLAAEEPSDLKVALSLAREFHLKVILNHVSHSQILLDEIAATKLPVIVGPIYETPKDNERYDSVYKLPAELAARGVKIVFASYDEHNVRNLPYQAGYAVAFGLSHEEAMKALTLNPAEVWGVADRLGSLDAGKTANVVVADGDPLEFKTDVKHVFIAGREVPMESRQTRLRDEYTK
- a CDS encoding amidohydrolase; translated protein: MRHPRALFLLSLLFLAAGTLAAQQPAAQPAAHNEVLIKNGTILTITHGTIQNGSIYIKDGKIAAVGQTVDAPRTARVIDATGKFVMPGIIDSHSHTALDDDVNEATSPVVPQMMMEDAFQYTDKAIYHSLAGGVTTSLLLHGSANMIGGQAVVIKHKYGLDREQMLFPGAPRSIKFASGENPKRVYGSRQQMPSTRMGNFAVQRQALEEAREYLRDWDDYNAKVVKGDKDAKTPKRDLKLEALADILRGKFLVQIHCYRADEFLTEMAIAHEFGYKIRAFHHALEMYKVADKVAAEGIGIATFADWWGFKHEAFDAIPWNAVMSMRKGVRVAIKSDSNDFARRLNQEAAKTMRYGGATEDEALRMITLNPAWIIGVDDRVGSLDVGKDADITIWNHHPLSSYALVDQVLIDGEVFFDRSLPGYGMTHYKEGQ
- the dtd gene encoding D-aminoacyl-tRNA deacylase; translated protein: MRAVVQRVKRASVRAGPQVVGEIGPGMLVLVGVAQEDKEADAEYLARKILTLRIFDDAAGKMNVAIGDAGGAALVVSQFTLYGDARGQNRPSYIRAARPEQAQKLYEYFVEKLRAAGLRCETGRFQEMMEVELVNDGPVTILLDSEKTF
- the folP gene encoding dihydropteroate synthase — its product is MRPLFSWRLRTRELALGERTRVMGVLNVTPDSFSDGGQFLAHDRAVAHALQMLEEGADIVDIGGESTRPGSEARVPEAEELRRVLPVIEQVRREHPHALLSIDTYKSAVARAAVEAGAEIVNDVSAFRWDAAMAKTVAELKCGAVLMHMRGRPEEWRSLPPEENMVGRVMRDLAHWTQEALDAGVARERVVLDPGFGFGKNFEENYPLLARFQEFHQMGFPLLAGTSRKSFIGRALARDGKDAPPDQRLHGSLAAMTACILKGAQIVRVHDVKASVEAAKIADAVLAAKAE